The sequence TGAAAAATTGCTCTAATCAGAAAAGTCAGTGTGTCTAAATCCCAGTACAACAGAATTTTCTTTACATGCAGAGAGAAAAAACCAGACAATACTAAAAACACAAAACAAGTCTAAACCAGCcatgaatattaattattataacaaACCAAATTACAATCTGACACGAACACTGCTTGTTTTATGTTGTGGAACAAGCTTCCTAAAAGACCTCCCTGCATTACAAGAGATAGATTGAAGGTGAAACACTATTTTACCAAAATTATAAATTCTTCAGTAAAATTAGTGACCAACAAGAATATGTGCTAGTTATTCTAATTTATATCAGTAGTAGGGATTAttattcacttttcatttttgTCTCACCTTTGTATGGGTTCACTTCACTCATTTTGAAAAACAAATTATACATAAAGTCTGTAAAAGTAAAAGCTagaaaagtaaaagaaaaatggtgcaaattctaatatttaaaagaaaaacagtAGACAGTTCAACATCTGAAAAACTTCACTAAAAATTCGAATGagcatacatacatacatagcAAAACAAATCAAATTGTGAATCTCAATCCATACCACCtatagattcttctaaacaatcCATCCACAAATCTTTCCACTCTCAGATTCTCAGTATATAGTATATACCTGTCAAAAAACAAAGTCAGAAAATGTATAAGAATGCCAACCATTTATGTGAATTGGAGTTCAACATAGatttttataatttctcaaaTCTTGACACTGAAGTGTGGGAGAATAACAGAAAATACATACCTCAATTAAATCATTTGCAGCAGTTGTTGTGTGGATGCTAAAAGGCAAACTCATCTAAATTGTGACATTGGGTATGTGACAAATCTTGGTCCAATACTCCACATTCCCACTCTCCTTCAGATCATACTTCCCTTACATACAAAGTCCCGAGTGAAATTGGAAACCCTTCTTCAGACAATGTCTCCAACTTCAAGTGTTTGCGAGGAGGTGAGTTGTCTAAGCCCATTTTTATCCAGACTTTTCAGTTTTGAAAACATGAAGATAAGAAGAAAGGTAATAGTGGGAGGCAGAATGATTCCGTATCTTCATATAGCTTTCCACTGTTGCAACCAAGAAAAGTTTGATAATTCATTTGAGTGCTTTCCTAAATAGGAAAAGTCCAATAACTAACAATATTTACGAGTAGCTcctatcacacataccattacaCATAAGTAAAGGAAAAAATTGGAAGAACAACAAATTAATCAAACAAACCTCAATTTTAAAACACATACCGATGATTAGGATGTTATGGATGATAGTAAATGCAAGCTCAATCTAATAGTAAATTTGGTATGTGACTAATCTTGTTCCAGTACTCCTCATTCCCGCTCTCCTTCAAGTCGTACTTTTTCTTTAGCAGACGACATTGTTGTATGAGTAAAGTGGTGAGGGAGGTTGGAAACCATTCTTCTGACAATGTCTGCAATTCAGGGCAAAACCAGATTCTGAGTTGTTCCAAGGAGGTGAGTTGTCTAAGTCCATTTTTGTCCAAGCCTCTAAGTTTTGAAAATCCCCATATATGAAGAGAGGTAATAGTGGTAGGAAGTAGCCCTTCTTCCGGAAATGATTCCATATCATCTTCATTACCATATCCTTGAACAACAAGAGAGGTAAGATATGGTAATGTTTGCCAATTCCATTTCATCTTCAACATTACATCATAGCATATAGAGAGTTCAGACAAACTAACAGGCAGATCACCTTCGCCTTCAGGGAAAGTTTCTATCAACGGACAATAATAGATCTTCAAGGACTCTAAAGATGAGAGGGAACTCAGCTTCTCTGGCAACCACTTCAATTTACGGCAATTAACAATCTCCAATTTACTCAGCTTAGGAGCAATAAATCCACCATTTGGGAAAGATACAAAACTATCACAACGCCAAATAGATAAAGATGTTAGTTCCTCAAGTGATTTCCCATTTGACACTGAGATAGCTTCAAAGTAGTGGCTGGATTGAATATAAAGAGTTTTGAGATTAGGAAATAAATCCATATCGAGAGATCTAAACGATGATCCACAGTCTTCTAACCTAAGAGACTGAAGAGGAGGATAATGGTAGAGTGGAGTGAGAGTGGTAGGAAAATTTCCACCACtagaagttgaagaaggttttGATGGATTTATTGCCTCATACAATGACTCCGGATGCTCCAGGTGACAAATTCTCATTTGTGTGACACATGGTAATATTGGGAGACTTAATAATCCACACTCATTGCCTCtaataatttcaatacttattaaCGAAGAAAGAAAGCGAGGAAAATCTCCAACGAGCTTAGGACAACAATTAATCTCTAAGTGTTTTAAGCTTACCATATATTGCTGCCTGTTCAATTTGCATTGAATGCCATTGCTCCCATGATGGCATCTCCCTGAAGCTTAATGTTTCCAATGATGAAAATGGCTCTCTCACAGAACTATTCCCGTAAAACTCAGCACCCACCATCACTACCGAATTGCATCTTGAGATGGAAAGATCTTTTAGCAAAGGAAGTTGCCCAAAGGGTGGTAAGCTGGAGCAATGCTCACAACCATCAAGCCTTACATTAGAAATGTTGCTAAACGAATCATTCCCAACCCAATTTGGGAATTTCGTGCTTGGATAATGAAGAATTTGGAGCAACTTTAACATTGTGTTGGGTGTAAGCATTTCAAGTACACCCTCTCCATGTTTTGGATCGACAACAACGTTATTCAAACTCCATTTCAAAGTCAATTCCTCAAGTTGAATCGTATCCAGTACATGCACTTGATCTGATGCTTCTGTAATATTCACTACATTTTCCAACTTCTCAATGGAAAGCTCTCCATGTAGACTTTGAAGTTCTAACAATTCTTCTATTTTAGCACCAGTATCCTTCCCAACAACAAAAGTTGTCAACAGTTGCAAATTTGTCAATTTACTTATTTGTCTTGGCATCTCAACTAGGCTATATCCACTAATAAGAAGATGCCTCAAATTAATGAGATGATGTATATCTTTAGGCAAAGCTTCAAGTTTATGACAAGATTCTAACTTCAGTGTCTGTAAGTTGTACAACACACTTATAGATTCGGGCAGCATCACAATTTTAGTGCCAGAAAGATCTAAATAGCGAAGATGTTTAAGTTCTCCAATTGAATGAGATAACTCAGTCATATGAGTATTACAAAAAGATAGAACTCTCAAACTTTTCAACATCGGTAGAAGATTATGCACTACTTCCTTAGAAATACTGATTTTTGAATATCTTGAACCTAGTAATGTTAAAAAGGTTCGCAGACGTGTAGCTTCAAAATCATAGTTAGATATCTTGTTATCAGTATAAAGTTCCATGACACATCCAAGGTGACGTGTCTTCTTCTCAAGCCTATCAATGTCGTCATTTTGCTGTAAGAAACAACTGTATTTT is a genomic window of Cannabis sativa cultivar Pink pepper isolate KNU-18-1 chromosome 9, ASM2916894v1, whole genome shotgun sequence containing:
- the LOC133031560 gene encoding putative disease resistance protein At3g14460, producing the protein MRICHLEHPESLYEAINPSKPSSTSSGGNFPTTLTPLYHYPPLQSLRLEDCGSSFRSLDMDLFPNLKTLYIQSSHYFEAISVSNGKSLEELTSLSIWRCDSFVSFPNGGFIAPKLSKLEIVNCRKLKWLPEKLSSLSSLESLKIYYCPLIETFPEGEGDLPVSLSELSICYDVMLKMKWNWQTLPYLTSLVVQGYGNEDDMESFPEEGLLPTTITSLHIWGFSKLRGLDKNGLRQLTSLEQLRIWFCPELQTLSEEWFPTSLTTLLIQQCRLLKKKYDLKESGNEEYWNKISHIPNLLLD